In Ovis aries strain OAR_USU_Benz2616 breed Rambouillet chromosome 17, ARS-UI_Ramb_v3.0, whole genome shotgun sequence, the following proteins share a genomic window:
- the PRR14L gene encoding protein PRR14L isoform X2 — MLSSGVETQPVPLDSSMSAEVQELYSELPGSASKELHADPEPSATPDVKPGASSSRVSQSRAAPSELQRTPADSCREEAPKTSDHGGEPGQCGLVDPSAEGPMAPGSLDREAKAESLEQKVFRDGGDQAEVARDPCEGAEEDPPQCPTAAGEQLRPGQEDLQMQASEELLCTGLPEDGLRNKEGNVQITAETPLTSTEEVQVMKVRGTKVDDNKGLENGRVSQGLSAGCRGHSETDKIMASAEVSESSTLVSLEPLSIVDPGLTEATRKEKECEEIRTYPSWLSLLPGNSAVSKADSREEELCKLNLVCEADDNHQQVPGRHSERHSSARDSPKATRNVVITEPSEENSKVSHFTSGLSGPASRTTSSEECGLEGDGLPKGSAEKTHSSCLDGNGQSQNLSSREEHKQPLNPRSEGELFLVNARQPGEDSSRHCSGKKETTVFPKENAHDHYCPRGSPHIGCSSSFIPNSFTKAVEGMLEKNDLKIALDVHGSLANNEDHRGTFAEMSHPGTDSEGSHFPCHFPSSMQTEEPEQTATLEPSVLTEKTHSKDCDSLVHTQRNLEGRPQLNEASPNGFLIEGKSLVSLMPEDQINSINEMSKPKKDITPLPPSLELDDRPESEIAIQNAQDHGPHLGKQSAAWEVNKFPHDNKLVVNKTGSECVLNQVSLNPETPTKLPTDKEMPVTVSGGSRQSQRPPSEDGAGVAARTQPVPVKTKTEDISPPSDGTCGASSNSPTLHSRPESLERKAEAADSGTGSLHSGLASDKSKVAALPVEVSVWERQSIPSRDLSSCPCVRKNVPEESRCAALEPSRTTLGVENCLLTKYEDTCQHIDHHSQGRDSSVESCSCGKDCASEETEGSLPGGEARDETMAGTLNSDGPDQTTRLCEEGPEGKEQATPKETVFCQRDVSACVTQELNQPTSMPSPEKLFSQFPPMMFSGVENVNQAAETPKQKANDTLSSQGDPGRPSECRGEGNPAEETLGRDQRESPTEPDREASRSLKAPPVGSGSNSSASGPSPKKGGCGRTCDCAEPADGAAHVASLGCSNEPAEGVLDRRLSGTLTGGAGHARATSPEASGSTLSQRGAPVAAFIGMIDQESDFQDAAASTSDCLNIKKSCEEKAWRPIEDCEMEVCPDPCVPDTGSVADHEPDVRVLGKINMSLNYIHHEEQVKEASLRETQGKIEGSRLEMNPEQDKENTVGISSVELTSSGHHVNSVPLRSPKSPEIMPLHPLSQKNSETIINSEETDLQNLFKPIDSEMPCKNKNNKVLPEMEGGAPRSESEPSRESSAAIRAESSPLTLAAETNVKGEDTAEQQWGAWGQFPPGEKSQEMAIREGGLPDDPSQASQTHLKAPRVPADSEKRPSQKVLSHKEEERARQKEAHTVLVQCATSHTLSDEGQSQSPPQGGEDEPASETEVTSAKLAVGPQKPVDLKEESSCHPLRKDTESCTCPGPRTAPRTAPRTAPRGARDPSSAQREAFHGAFGNTSHRKGALPLKKQPPRTCKKVSCQELVSVGRKSSRVARSAFLKSSSETVPTKAHRFLTSHAMSVPVRPEPETAPARSLVSHVPKLKAASGGLNVRMPTKELALLSKLSILASRLAPAARTQKLRSRRCSSDFLPVAKSYKQLRYRRLLDGFSCSTTQLNPCLAAGDWDRRPNSKPLTLYSLETVKMSFIDVSDKMPSLLFGSETFPVSFHVKLGPERVAESPRTFPEHCAPARLALGEAHWGRSPPPKWTFSFFLAHGYPGMATFREDPGLCSQADAQPPVPLQDHRATALVQTRAGCSVLGLHTLLALCSPGCYRIWTKKRSCASHTPAMQRLFMTQLTQGLKGLRSPASIADKIFCSLPYSVGRVLSIWSQHGPSACPLEISALPPSHSKRQSPLGTVSSRTVLPSMPLPGLEAAYSAGGSHMRLEPPFPALVPKSHLVTDSAVSKLLFSASEFPVPGFDELDGVTAACPRPQGSPPDQKEAELEKRPKKVSQIRIRKTIPKPDPNLTPMGLPRPKRLKKKEFSLEEIYTNKNYKSPPANRCLETIFEEPKERNGTLISISQQKRKRVLEFQDFTVPRKRRARGKVKVAGSFTRAQKAALQSRELDALLIQKLMELETFFAKEEEEQEQSSGC, encoded by the exons ATGCTGTCATCCGGCGTGGAGACCCAGCCCGTTCCACTTGATTCCTCCATGTCTGCTGAGGTGCAGGAATTATACTCTGAACTCCCAGGGAGTGCCTCCAAAGAGCTTCATGCTGACCCCGAGCCAAGTGCAACTCCAGATGTAAAACCCGGAGCCTCAAGCTCTCGTGTAAGTCAGAGTAGGGCTGCGCCCTCGGAGCTGCAGAGGACTCCTGCGGACAGTTGTCGTGAAGAAGCCCCCAAGACCTCGGACCATGGGGGTGAGCCTGGGCAGTGTGGGCTGGTGGACCCCTCAGCAGAAGGTCCCATGGCTCCTGGGAGCCTGGATAGGGAAGCAAAAGCCGAGAGCCTGGAGCAAAAGGTCTTCAGAGATGGAGGGGACCAGGCAGAGGTGGCGAGAGATCCCTGTGAGGGAGCGGAAGAAGACCCGCCTCAGTGTCCCACAGCTGCTGGAGAACAGCTCCGCCCCGGCCAG GAGGACCTCCAGATGCAGGCAAGTGAAGAACTTTTATGCACGGGCCTCCCTGAAGACGGTCTGAGGAATAAAG AAGGAAATGTACAAATCACAGCTGAAACTCCTCTGACATCTACTGAGGAAGTCCAAGTTATGAAGGTCCGTGGAACTAAGGTGGACGATAACAAAGGACTCGAGAATGGCCGTGTGAGTCAGGGTCTCTCGGCTGGGTGCCGTGGACACTCAGAGACAGACAAAATCATGGCCAGTGCTGAGGTCTCAGAGTCCAGCACCTTAGTTTCCCTAGAGCCTTTAAGCATTGTGGACCCAGGATTAACAGAAGCAACtcgaaaagaaaaagaatgtgaagaaataaGAACTTATCCTTCTTGGTTGTCATTGTTACCAGGGAACAGTGCCGTTTCCAAAGCAGACAGCAGGGAGGAAGAGTTGTGTAAATTAAACCTTGTCTGTGAAGCCGACGACAATCACCAACAGGTCCCTGGGCGCCATAGTGAGAGACACAGTTCTGCACGTGACAGTCCCAAAGCCACGAGAAACGTGGTTATAACAGAACCCTCAGAAGAGAATTCTAAAGTTTCCCATTTCACATCAGGTTTATCTGGTCCAGCATCCAGAACAACGTCCTCAGAAGAGTGTGGTCTTGAAGGTGATGGCTTGCCAAAGGGATCCGCTGAAAAGACGCACAGTTCCTGTTTGGACGGCAATGGTCAAAGCCAGAACTTGTCTTCTAGAGAAGAACACAAACAGCCTTTGAACCCTAGAAGTGAAGGAGAACTCTTCCTTGTTAACGCCAGGCAACCAGGAGAGGATTCTAGTCGTCACTGTTCTGGAAAAAAAGAGACTACTGTCTTCCCCAAAGAAAATGCCCACGATCACTACTGCCCTCGAGGCAGTCCCCATATAGGCTGCTCCAGTTCCTTCATACCCAATTCTTTCACTAAAGCTGTGGAAGGAATGCttgaaaaaaatgatttgaaaatcgCTTTAGACGTTCATGGTAGCTTGGCAAACAATGAGGACCACAGAGGAACTTTTGCTGAAATGAGCCATCCAGGCACAGACTCTGAAGGGAGTCATTTTCCCTGTCATTTTCCCTCCTCAATGCAGACTGAAGAACCAGAACAGACAGCTACCCTAGAGCCCAGTGTGCTGACTGAGAAGACTCACAGTAAAGACTGTGACTCCTTAGTCCATACCCAGAGAAATCTAGAAGGCAGACCCCAGTTAAATGAAGCCTCACCTAAtggatttttaattgaagggaaaTCCCTTGTGAGTTTAATGCCAGAGGACCAGATAAATTCTATAAATGAGATGTCTAAGCCCAAGAAAGACATTACTCCATTGCCACCATCCCTAGAACTTGATGACAGGCCTGAGTCAGAAATAGCCATACAAAATGCCCAGGACCATGGCCCACATTTAGGTAAACAGAGCGCCGCCTGGGAGGTGAATAAATTTCCTCATGACAACAAACTGGTTGTAAACAAAACAGGAAGTGAATGTGTTTTAAATCAAGTGTCCCTTAATCCTGAAACCCCCACAAAGTTGCCAACTGACAAAGAGATGCCTGTAACAGTGAGCGGGGGTTCCCGCCAGAGCCAGCGCCCTCCATCAGAGGATGGTGCAGGTGTCGCTGCCAGAACCCAACCTGTTCCTGTGAAAACAAAGACTGAAGACATCTCTCCACCAAGTGACGGAACCTGTGGTGCCTCTTCAAACAGCCCCACCTTACACAGCAGACCAGAAAGCCTAGAAAGAAAGGCCGAAGCAGCCGATTCGGGAACAGGTAGTCTGCATTCTGGACTTGCCTCAGATAAGAGCAAAGTGGCAGCCTTGCCTGTAGAGGTCTCAGTCTGGGAACGTCAGAGCATTCCGTCTCGGGATCTCTCTAGCTGCCCTTGTGTGAGGAAAAACGTCCCAGAGGAGAGCAGGTGTGCTGCCCTGGAGCCCAGCAGAACGACCCTGGGTGTCGAGAACTGTCTGTTAACCAAGTATGAAGATACCTGTCAGCATATCGATCACCACTCCCAAGGGAGAGACAGCTCTGTGGAAAGCTGCAGCTGTGGAAAGGATTGTGCATCAGAGGAAACTGAAGGCAGCCTTCCCGGAGGTGAGGCCAGAGATGAAACGATGGCAGGCACATTAAACAGTGACGGTCCAGACCAAACCACCCGACTATGTGAGGAAGGGCCAGAGGGAAAAGAACAGGCCACGCCCAAAGAGACCGTGTTCTGTCAACGTGACGTTTCTGCTTGTGTCACACAAGAATTAAACCAACCCACAAGCATGCCAAGTCCTGAGAAATTGTTTAGCCAGTTTCCTCCCATGATGTTCTCCGGTGTTGAGAACGTGAACCAAGCAGCTGAAACTCCCAAGCAGAAGGCAAATGACACCCTCAGCTCCCAGGGTGACCCAGGCAGACCCAGTGAATGCAGAGGTGAAGGTAACCCAGCTGAGGAGACACTCGGCCGTGACCAGCGCGAGTCGCCCACAGAGCCTGACAGAGAGGCGAGCCGCAGCCTGAAGGCTCCACCCGTTGGTTCAGGCAGTAACAGTTCAGCATCTGGCCCGAGCCCCAAGAAGGGGGGCTGTGGGAGGACTTGTGATTGTGCAGAACCCGCCGATGGGGCAGCACATGTGGCCTCCTTAGGCTGCAGCAACGAGCCCGCAGAAGGCGTTCTGGACAGAAGGCTTTCTGGTACTCTCACTGGGGGTGCAGGGCACGCCAGGGCGACGTCGCCGGAAGCCTCAGGGAGTACGCTGTCCCAGAGAGGAGCGCCTGTCGCTGCATTTATAGGAATGATTGACCAGGAGTCGGATTTCCAAGATGCTGCTGCTTCTACATCAGACTgtctcaatattaaaaaatcatgtgAAGAGAAAGCATGGAGACCCATAGAAGACTGTGAAATGGAAGTGTGTCCAGACCCTTGTGTGCCTGACACAGGGTCTGTCGCAGATCATGAACCAGATGTAAGAGTACTGGGTAAAATAAATATGTCTTTAAATTACATTCATCATGAAGAGCAAGTTAAAGAAGCATCTCTGagagaaacacaaggaaaaatTGAAGGATCAAGACTAGAAATGAACCCTgagcaagacaaagaaaataccGTTGGAATTTCTTCAGTAGAGTTGACATCTTCTGGACACCACGTAAACTCTGTCCCCTTGAGAAGCCCGAAATCCCCCGAGATAATGCCTTTGCACCCATTGTCTcaaaaaaattcagaaacaatTATTAATAGTGAAGAAACTGACCTCCAAAACCTTTTTAAGCCAATAGACAGTGAAATGCCTTGTAAGAATAAGAACAACAAAGTCCTGCCTGAGATGGAAGGTGGAGCACCAAGGAGTGAGAGCGAGCCTAGCAGGGAAAGCAGCGCAGCCATCAGGGCGGAAAGCTCACCTTTGACGCTAGCAGCAGAAACCAACGTGAAGGGAGAAGACACTGCCGAACAGCAGTGGGGGGCGTGGGGTCAGTTTCCTCCTGGGGAGAAGTCTCAAGAGATGGCGATCAGGGAAGGCGGTCTCCCTGACGACCCGAGCCAGGCCTCTCAGACCCACCTTAAAGCTCCGAGGGTGCCAGCTGACTCGGAGAAACGACCAAGCCAGAAggttctgagccacaaggaagaggAGCGGGCACGCCAGAAAGAAGCACACACCGTGTTAGTTCAATGCGCAACATCTCATACGTTGTCGGATGAGGGGCAGAGTCAGAGCCCACCTCAGGGTGGCGAAGATGAGCCCGCCTCAGAGACGGAAGTCACCTCCGCAAAGCTGGCCGTCGGGCCTCAGAAACCCGTAGACCTGAAGGAGGAAAGCTCGTGTCACCCGCTGAGAAAGGACACGGAGTCATGCACGTGCCCCGGCCCCCGCACTGCCCCCCGCACTGCCCCTCGCACTGCCCCTCGGGGCGCTCGAGACCCCAGCTCCGCCCAGCGGGAGGCCTTCCACGGTGCCTTTGGGAACACTTCTCACCGGAAGGGGGCGCTGCCCTTAAAGAAGCAGCCCCCCCGAACCTGCAAGAAAGTCTCCTGCCAGGAGCTGGTCTCTGTGGGGAGGAAAAGCAGTAGAGTTGCACGTTCTGCTTTCCTAAAGAGCTCCTCTGAGACCGTCCCCACGAAagcacacaggtttctcactTCCCATGCCATGTCTGTACCTGTGCGCCCAGAGCCCGAAACAGCCCCTGCCAGAAGCCTTGTGAGCCACGTACCAAAGCTGAAGGCCGCCTCGGGCGGCCTGAATGTGCGGATGCCTACCAAAGAATTGGCCTTACTCAGCAAGCTGTCTATCCTTGCCTCCAGACTGGCCCCCGCTGCCAGGACCCAGAAGCTGCGGTCCCGGCGGTGCTCCTCGGACTTTCTCCCCGTGGCTAAAAGCTACAAGCAGCTCCGATACCGGAGGCTCCTGGACGGCTTCTCCTGCAGCACGACGCAGCTGAACCCGTGTCTGGCAGCTGGTGACTGGGACAGGAGGCCTAACAGTAAACCCCTGACGCTTTATTCACTCGAAACTGTCAAAATGAGCTTCATAGATGTGAGTGACAAGATGCCATCGCTGCTGTTCGGTTCCGAAACTTTCCCGGTGTCCTTCCATGTGAAGCTGGGCCCTGAGCGCGTGGCCGAGTCCCCCAGGACTTTCCCCGAGCACTGTGCGCCCGCAAGACTCGCCTTAGGAGAGGCCCACTGGGGCCGTTCTCCACCTCCCAAGTGgaccttctccttcttcctggcCCATGGCTACCCTGGAATGGCCACGTTCAGGGAAGACCCTGGCCTCTGCAGCCAGGCAGACGCCCAGCCTCCAGTTCCCCTCCAGGACCACAGGGCCACCGCCCTAGTCCAGACCAGAGCAGGCTGTTCCGTCCTCGGCCTCCACACGCTCCTAGCACTCTGCTCCCCAGGATGCTACCGGATCTGGACGAAGAAACGGAGCTGCGCCAGCCACACGCCTGCCATGCAGaggctcttcatgacccagttaacaCAGGGCCTCAAAGGGCTGCGGTCTCCCGCCTCCATAGCTGACAAGATCTTCTGTTCCCTGCCCTACTCGGTGGGCCGGGTGCTGTCCATCTGGAGCCAGCATGGGCCTTCCGCCTGCCCCTTGGAGATCTCCGCCCTTCCGCCCTCTCACAGCAAGCGGCAGTCACCTCTGGGCACCGTGAGCAG CCGCACCGTGTTACCGTCCATGCCTCTTCCGGGCCTGGAAGCTGCTTACAGTGCCGGCGGCAGTCACATGAG GCTAGAGCCTCCATTCCCTGCCTTGGTACCAAAGTCTCACCTGGTAACAGACTCAGCCGTCAGCAAGCTCCTGTTCTCAGCTTCCGAGTTCCCGGTTCCTGGGTTTGACGAGCTGGACGGTGTGACGGCCGCCTGCCCCCGACCACAGGGCAGCCCTCCAGACCAGAAGGAG gCTGAGCTGGAGAAGAGGCCGAAGAAAGTCTCACAGATTCGCATCCGGAAAACCATTCCTAAGCCAGACCCTAACCTCACGCCCATGGGCCTTCCTCGACCCAAAAG